A genomic segment from Lujinxingia sediminis encodes:
- a CDS encoding cupin domain-containing protein, producing the protein MRQTRSARWLTRHKDVPMPDRAEPINRTETFEKPTADELIARHALHPHPEGGFYAETWRSSITLPPDVLPGKSGPRQAGTAIYYLLKSHQHSKPHRVSSDELWFHLMGDPLTLRIKTPDEGRLSTLTLGPTAELRLQALVPAGHWQSAHPKPGPAGYSFMACVVVPGFDFADFEMAQG; encoded by the coding sequence ATGCGCCAGACGCGCTCCGCCCGATGGCTTACCCGACATAAGGACGTCCCCATGCCCGACCGCGCCGAACCCATCAACCGCACCGAAACGTTCGAAAAACCCACCGCCGACGAGCTCATCGCCCGCCACGCCCTTCACCCCCACCCCGAGGGGGGCTTCTACGCCGAGACCTGGCGCTCCTCCATCACGCTGCCCCCCGATGTGCTTCCCGGCAAAAGCGGCCCCCGACAGGCCGGCACCGCCATCTACTACCTGCTCAAATCCCACCAGCACTCCAAACCCCACCGCGTCAGCTCCGACGAGCTCTGGTTCCACCTGATGGGCGACCCGCTCACCCTGCGCATCAAAACTCCCGACGAAGGCCGCCTGAGCACGCTGACGCTGGGCCCCACCGCCGAGCTCCGCCTGCAAGCCCTCGTCCCCGCCGGCCACTGGCAGAGCGCCCACCCCAAACCCGGCCCGGCCGGCTATTCGTTCATGGCCTGTGTGGTCGTGCCCGGCTTCGATTTTGCGGATTTTGAGATGGCGCAGGGTTAG